The DNA segment ACAACACTGAAGATACCCTCGCCACGATGGTTGAGGATGCTTACGTTAACGGCATTCCGGTAATGATTGGGGGAGTAGGGAAACCGGCACTGCCCGTTGTAGGAGTTGACAGTGCGCGCAAGGTGCTTGATCCGAGCTTGCCCTCAAACGCACTGATCGATCGTGCCAGCGATCGCAACTAAGTGCAGGAGCCAGCAAATATCAATGCCAAAACCCGCCATTTTGCAACCAGGATCGTACTCATCCTAGTTGTAGGAAGCGCTTCTTATCGCTAGTTAGATGTTAGCGATGCCTACGGCAACGTCAAGGACGAACGCACCCAAGCTGTAATTGTTGCCGTTAAACGCGGCATTGTTAATTTATAGGATGTACTTTCGATAGAATTGGGATTCTAACTTGAGTTAGAACCAGCCTTCTACTCCACGATGGCATGGTTGCTCTATCAATTTATACTGTAAAAATTTTAACTCGCTATAGAAGACAGCTTGAAGGCAATTTCCTATATTGAATGTATGCAAATAGAGATGCAGTCAATGGATTGAGCAAGTCAATTGCAAAGTTCCATACTTACTGCAAACGTAAAAAAATGAACGATGATCGCAGCTACAGTTCCTTACTTGTACCCCCTTCAACTCAAGATTGGATGCAAGGTGTGCTGAGTGCCAAGGTCGTGCTGGTGATGTATGGAGACTATCAATGCTCTAGAAGTGCGGACGTTTACAGGATGATTCAAGGAATCAAACAAGAGCTGAGTGCTTCTTTTGGAGAAGATTATTTATGCTTTATCTTCCGTCATTTTCCGCAAACACAGATTCATCCTCATGCTCAACGAGCCGCCGAAGTCGCTGAAGCCGCCGCTGCCCAAGGACAGTTTTGGCCAATGCACGATACTTTATTTGTTTATCAACAGAAGTTAGAGAACGGTTATCTTGTAGAGTACGCCAATGATTTGGGGCTTGATATTCCTCAGTTTCTCAAAAACTTGTCTAAACAAGTATATGTCGATCGCATCCACGAAGATATCGAAAGTGGAATACACAGTGGAGTAACAACTGCCCCAGTCCTATTTATCAATACCATTCGATATACCGCACGCTGGAAAATGACAGAGTTGATGACAGCCATTGTTGCAGCAAGTCACTAAGCTCTATTTATATCTGACTTGTTTGTGAGTGCTAGTCGGCGATCGCGCATTTGCTCGCTAGTTTTTGCCTGTTTTGTTGAATTTAAACGCCT comes from the Nostoc sp. PCC 7120 = FACHB-418 genome and includes:
- a CDS encoding DsbA family protein, producing the protein MNDDRSYSSLLVPPSTQDWMQGVLSAKVVLVMYGDYQCSRSADVYRMIQGIKQELSASFGEDYLCFIFRHFPQTQIHPHAQRAAEVAEAAAAQGQFWPMHDTLFVYQQKLENGYLVEYANDLGLDIPQFLKNLSKQVYVDRIHEDIESGIHSGVTTAPVLFINTIRYTARWKMTELMTAIVAASH